From the genome of Turicibacter faecis, one region includes:
- a CDS encoding AMMECR1 domain-containing protein, producing MKGYYLMPHPLMLIPEIGKGESLKLYQVSLACHQIAQELKDLSVKTIIILVAAPKDKPYFGLYGGDRFNGNFNDFASESMEIHGKLNEDFIQKLQELAMRDGLPVLIKATEECQLDEKVLIPLSFIQKYVEDYQLVPMTCPVFDDRILYLFGMHLQEVAHLSQEPVAVIISSNLSQGPSATHAGSFDQTFLNLMTSKQPLSLFDLSEEIEFQQNEDVVSLMKILLGTLDGKRIGGELYAYQNPFGVGYGVLSLTALGPGTKAYKYIGRSGEVKGGELLRGNNPYVSLARKCMEDYMSGTKTLLGKAAIPEMMIIHRHGVFVSFYKEGTLLGRFGDVQPCTDCVATEIMHHTLSFIRTLETSMTEGELSQLKVTIDLALNPQVVTAEDLNPTFYGIKVSKGDHQGVILPKDGAYQSSRDQLLLACGQAGIPFSEQMTIERFEVIHYEE from the coding sequence TTGAAAGGATATTACTTAATGCCCCATCCATTGATGTTAATTCCTGAGATTGGAAAGGGTGAAAGCTTAAAACTATATCAAGTGAGTCTAGCTTGCCACCAGATTGCCCAGGAGTTGAAAGACTTGTCCGTTAAAACCATTATCATATTGGTGGCGGCCCCGAAGGATAAGCCCTATTTTGGTCTTTACGGTGGCGATCGATTTAATGGGAATTTTAATGATTTCGCATCAGAATCTATGGAGATTCATGGGAAACTAAATGAAGATTTTATTCAAAAACTGCAAGAGTTGGCGATGAGGGACGGGTTACCCGTTTTAATAAAGGCAACAGAGGAATGCCAGTTAGATGAGAAAGTGCTTATTCCACTTTCATTTATCCAAAAATATGTTGAAGATTATCAATTAGTTCCGATGACTTGTCCTGTCTTCGATGACCGGATCCTCTATTTATTTGGCATGCATCTACAGGAGGTAGCCCATTTATCGCAAGAACCCGTGGCGGTGATTATCAGCTCTAATTTATCACAGGGACCCTCTGCTACGCATGCGGGTTCATTTGATCAGACATTTTTAAACCTAATGACATCTAAACAACCACTTTCGCTGTTTGATTTAAGTGAAGAGATCGAGTTTCAACAAAACGAGGACGTCGTTTCCTTAATGAAGATTTTACTTGGAACGTTAGATGGAAAACGAATAGGGGGAGAACTTTATGCTTACCAAAATCCATTTGGTGTTGGATATGGCGTCCTTTCTTTAACTGCTCTTGGTCCGGGGACCAAGGCGTATAAATACATTGGAAGGTCAGGTGAAGTGAAAGGTGGGGAATTACTAAGGGGGAATAATCCTTATGTTTCATTAGCGAGAAAATGTATGGAAGATTATATGAGCGGGACGAAAACCTTGTTAGGTAAGGCGGCTATTCCTGAAATGATGATCATTCATCGCCACGGTGTCTTTGTTTCGTTTTATAAAGAAGGGACTTTACTTGGACGATTTGGAGATGTACAACCCTGTACGGATTGTGTAGCAACTGAAATCATGCATCATACCCTCTCTTTCATCCGCACATTAGAAACGTCAATGACCGAAGGCGAACTTTCACAACTTAAAGTGACCATTGATTTAGCGTTAAATCCGCAGGTTGTGACTGCCGAGGACCTTAATCCTACTTTTTATGGAATTAAGGTCAGTAAGGGGGATCATCAGGGAGTTATATTACCAAAGGACGGTGCCTATCAATCTAGTAGGGATCAACTTTTGCTCGCCTGTGGGCAAGCGGGGATTCCCTTTAGTGAACAGATGACCATTGAACGGTTTGAAGTCATTCATTATGAGGAATAA
- a CDS encoding DUF2871 domain-containing protein, translating into MMIKKLWNLSFTYTLIALLSGVFYREYTRGIGYTEATNLSLLHTHLFVLGMLFFLIVLALESIFKLSQQKLFNGFLWTYNIGLIVSSVMMAVRGWLQTQGGELSRAVDASVSGMAGVGHILLGVGIVLFFFNLKGAISSKA; encoded by the coding sequence ATGATGATCAAGAAATTATGGAATCTCTCATTTACGTATACGTTGATTGCCCTTTTATCGGGTGTCTTTTATCGTGAGTATACAAGGGGAATTGGTTATACGGAGGCAACAAACTTATCGCTTTTACATACCCATTTATTTGTGTTAGGAATGCTATTTTTCTTAATTGTATTAGCATTAGAGTCAATTTTCAAACTAAGCCAACAAAAATTATTTAATGGTTTTTTATGGACGTACAATATAGGCTTAATCGTGAGTTCTGTGATGATGGCAGTTCGTGGATGGTTGCAAACGCAAGGTGGCGAGCTTTCACGTGCAGTAGATGCCTCTGTTTCTGGAATGGCAGGAGTAGGACATATTTTACTTGGGGTTGGAATCGTGTTATTTTTCTTCAATTTAAAGGGTGCTATTTCATCAAAGGCGTAG
- a CDS encoding DUF6320 domain-containing protein, whose product MKYCIKCQMNIQNQLHFCPLCGQELESVTNDTRRDYPERFAKRRRYSLRKLLIFAAIVVIFFSLMSGVFHHVEWSLVAIISVITIYLTSSAILGVRVRKNIGPNLLMQVVGISSIALMIDVFFGYQGWALELILPLTLAVGTTVITGTIAFNSKQFTNLVIYQLILGFIGVILLVLIYFRFIVLHQFAVFGSYYTILTCVGLFFFADRQMIHELKKKFHY is encoded by the coding sequence ATGAAATACTGTATTAAATGTCAGATGAACATTCAAAATCAACTCCATTTTTGTCCCCTTTGCGGACAAGAACTAGAGTCCGTGACTAACGACACACGCCGTGATTATCCTGAACGTTTTGCTAAACGTCGCCGCTATTCCTTACGAAAACTTTTGATTTTTGCAGCGATTGTCGTGATCTTTTTTTCTTTAATGAGCGGCGTTTTCCATCATGTAGAGTGGAGTCTGGTGGCCATTATTTCGGTTATTACGATTTATTTAACAAGTAGTGCTATTTTAGGGGTGAGAGTGCGGAAAAATATTGGTCCGAACTTGTTAATGCAAGTCGTCGGGATTTCAAGTATTGCTCTTATGATTGATGTCTTTTTCGGTTATCAGGGATGGGCGTTAGAGCTTATTCTCCCATTGACGTTAGCAGTTGGAACAACGGTTATTACCGGGACGATTGCATTTAATTCAAAGCAATTTACGAATCTTGTGATTTATCAATTAATTTTAGGGTTCATTGGTGTCATCCTATTAGTTTTAATATATTTTAGATTTATTGTTTTACACCAGTTTGCCGTGTTTGGAAGTTACTATACGATTTTAACGTGCGTCGGCCTCTTCTTTTTTGCTGACCGTCAAATGATTCATGAACTTAAGAAAAAGTTTCATTATTAA
- a CDS encoding M20 family metallopeptidase, which yields MSQIEDYLTQVANHVQQNKEKYVTLSHQLHEHPEIGNEERFACSQLTHALKEAGFEIKIDIATHPTGFIAVKDSHKEGPSIGILMEYDALKKIGHACGHNVIAMMSLGAALATASVMDELGGRLIVYGTPAEEGGPHGSAKESYVREHLFDKVDACMMIHPFHTTAPTQPTLAIRKINFEFFGRASHAAAAPEKGINALDAMILFYNGINAMRQQLPKGVLIHGVITDGGEAANIIPAHTQASFYIRAPYFELCETYKDKVIKIGEGAALATGCTFSYDESLNCVKQMLIIPSYEKLFVEEARRLNLEVKTKNCKSIGSTDAGNVSQVVPTIHPTIKICDEPVTLHTEAFKAAAHSQQADQAIRDGAIILSRIAVRLLMEPDTLKEIKDDFSKVKQNLR from the coding sequence ATGAGTCAGATTGAGGATTATTTAACGCAGGTGGCTAACCATGTTCAACAAAATAAGGAGAAGTATGTGACCCTGAGTCATCAGCTTCATGAACACCCCGAAATAGGGAATGAAGAGCGGTTTGCATGTTCGCAATTAACACACGCCTTAAAAGAGGCGGGGTTTGAGATTAAGATTGACATTGCGACTCACCCAACCGGCTTTATAGCTGTAAAAGATAGCCATAAGGAGGGCCCATCCATTGGGATTTTAATGGAGTATGATGCCTTGAAAAAAATAGGCCATGCATGTGGGCATAATGTGATTGCAATGATGAGTTTAGGAGCAGCACTTGCGACGGCATCAGTGATGGATGAACTTGGAGGGCGCTTGATTGTATACGGAACGCCAGCTGAAGAGGGGGGGCCTCATGGTAGTGCTAAGGAGAGCTACGTTCGTGAGCATCTTTTTGACAAGGTTGATGCCTGTATGATGATTCATCCCTTTCATACAACAGCGCCAACACAGCCCACTCTCGCCATTCGAAAAATTAATTTTGAGTTTTTTGGGCGAGCCTCTCATGCAGCGGCCGCACCGGAAAAGGGGATTAATGCATTAGACGCCATGATTTTATTTTATAATGGTATTAATGCCATGAGACAACAATTGCCGAAAGGCGTTTTGATTCATGGGGTCATTACTGATGGGGGAGAGGCTGCTAATATTATTCCTGCTCATACGCAGGCGAGTTTTTATATCCGAGCTCCTTATTTTGAGTTATGCGAAACGTATAAAGATAAGGTCATTAAAATTGGTGAGGGAGCAGCACTTGCGACGGGATGTACGTTCTCCTATGATGAATCACTCAATTGTGTTAAGCAAATGTTAATTATTCCAAGTTATGAGAAATTGTTTGTAGAAGAGGCCCGCCGATTAAACTTAGAGGTGAAAACGAAAAATTGTAAAAGTATTGGCTCGACGGATGCCGGAAATGTAAGTCAGGTTGTGCCGACGATTCATCCGACGATCAAGATATGTGATGAACCGGTGACACTTCATACCGAGGCATTTAAGGCGGCGGCTCATAGTCAACAGGCCGACCAGGCAATTAGGGACGGCGCCATTATTTTATCACGAATTGCAGTGCGCTTATTAATGGAGCCAGACACGTTAAAAGAGATTAAAGACGATTTTTCTAAAGTAAAACAAAATCTACGGTAA
- a CDS encoding peptide deformylase, translating into MIRPIMKDVNFLSKKSVVATKADLAAANDLVDTLRANLDGCVGMAANMIGVQKRIIAFAVGEMIVVMMNPVIVKKKKRYVTTEGCLSLTGVREAVRYEEIEVEYMDRNFVKHRGTFTGFVAQIIQHEIDHCNGIII; encoded by the coding sequence ATGATTCGTCCGATTATGAAAGATGTTAATTTTTTATCGAAGAAATCGGTAGTGGCAACGAAAGCCGATTTAGCTGCTGCTAATGATTTAGTGGATACTTTACGGGCCAACTTAGATGGCTGTGTTGGAATGGCGGCTAATATGATTGGTGTACAGAAGCGCATCATTGCATTTGCTGTTGGGGAAATGATTGTTGTGATGATGAATCCGGTCATCGTGAAAAAGAAAAAACGCTATGTAACAACAGAAGGGTGTTTATCACTAACCGGTGTACGTGAGGCGGTAAGGTATGAGGAGATTGAGGTTGAGTATATGGATCGAAATTTTGTTAAACACCGTGGGACTTTTACAGGCTTCGTTGCTCAAATTATTCAACACGAAATCGATCATTGCAATGGAATTATTATTTAA
- a CDS encoding Hsp20/alpha crystallin family protein — protein MSNLPTDRNNNSVTPFNFFNLFDQLENMVINSFQSALAPINNTAFEDKGNEYVFTLTLKNLKREDIQLNVENQQLILTIHQSLNTTEDSFQSYQSQSFSQAFSLYDVDVDQITATLKDDTLTIILPKLETVVLNRRTIDIK, from the coding sequence ATGTCTAATTTACCAACTGACAGAAATAATAACTCTGTCACTCCTTTTAACTTTTTTAATTTATTTGACCAGCTTGAAAATATGGTCATTAATTCTTTTCAATCGGCGCTTGCCCCAATCAATAACACCGCATTTGAAGATAAGGGAAACGAATACGTCTTCACACTCACACTTAAAAATCTAAAACGAGAAGACATTCAATTAAATGTTGAAAACCAACAACTCATTTTAACCATTCATCAATCATTAAATACGACGGAAGATTCTTTTCAATCTTATCAAAGTCAGTCCTTTAGCCAAGCTTTTAGTCTTTACGACGTCGATGTTGATCAAATTACTGCCACGTTAAAAGACGATACACTCACCATTATTTTACCTAAACTAGAAACGGTGGTCCTCAATCGTCGTACCATTGATATTAAATAA
- the cysK gene encoding cysteine synthase A, translating to MAYIANQLVDLIGNTPLLRLNGLAHEEGLQADVVVKLEYFNPLGSIKDRVAYAMIKDAETRGILTKDSTIIEPTSGNTGIGLAFVSAVCGYKLILVMPETMSVERRNLLMALGAQLVLTDGAKGMTGAIDKAQELCRSTPGGVTLGQFDNPANPAIHKVTTAVEIWDDVDGEMDIFVAGIGTGGTLSGVGEVLKMYRKDIQVVGVEPLGSAVLSGKEAGPHRIQGIGAGFVPPVLNTDILDEVIAVSDEDALTMMRQLARLEGLLVGISSGAAVFAACQLAKREENRGKRIVVICPDSGERYLSMGVYH from the coding sequence ATGGCATATATTGCAAATCAATTGGTAGATTTAATTGGAAATACACCGTTGTTAAGGTTAAATGGGCTTGCGCATGAGGAAGGGTTGCAGGCAGATGTTGTGGTGAAGTTAGAATATTTTAATCCATTAGGAAGTATTAAAGATCGCGTGGCTTACGCTATGATTAAGGATGCTGAAACTAGGGGAATATTGACAAAGGATTCGACGATTATTGAACCAACGAGTGGGAATACAGGGATTGGGCTTGCCTTTGTGTCAGCAGTCTGTGGGTATAAACTTATATTAGTGATGCCGGAAACGATGAGTGTTGAACGACGTAATTTGTTAATGGCATTAGGCGCTCAACTTGTTTTAACGGATGGTGCTAAGGGCATGACAGGAGCAATTGATAAGGCTCAGGAATTATGTAGAAGCACACCTGGTGGTGTCACATTGGGGCAATTTGATAATCCAGCGAATCCAGCGATTCATAAGGTAACGACAGCGGTAGAAATTTGGGATGACGTTGATGGTGAGATGGATATTTTTGTCGCGGGGATTGGAACCGGAGGGACTTTGAGCGGTGTCGGAGAAGTGTTAAAAATGTATCGCAAAGATATTCAAGTGGTTGGGGTCGAACCGCTAGGGTCTGCCGTTTTATCGGGAAAAGAAGCAGGGCCACACCGAATTCAGGGAATAGGGGCTGGCTTTGTTCCCCCTGTTTTAAATACAGACATTTTGGATGAGGTGATAGCTGTATCTGATGAGGATGCCTTAACTATGATGCGTCAATTGGCACGCTTAGAGGGATTGTTAGTCGGTATTTCTTCTGGGGCAGCCGTTTTTGCCGCCTGTCAATTAGCGAAACGAGAAGAGAATCGCGGAAAGCGAATCGTTGTGATTTGCCCTGATAGTGGAGAGCGTTATTTATCAATGGGGGTTTATCATTAA
- a CDS encoding metal-dependent hydrolase → MTTTTHQRAGLVFGVVTQQYLIAHLYSHANAASQLFIITLYCTATIIGSTLPDIDLKNSQIGSLFPVTSTFISTHFKHRTLTHSLLSIFLFLLLLSYAPYLNIGQDFYTLLITGLLVGHSSHIFLDLLTTQGVCLFYPWKKKIRIANFKTGAKGEGVINGILFLTLFTYLLIKLSPYYE, encoded by the coding sequence ATGACAACAACGACGCATCAACGAGCGGGACTCGTCTTTGGAGTGGTAACTCAACAATATTTGATCGCCCATCTTTATTCACACGCCAATGCCGCTTCACAACTCTTTATAATTACCCTTTATTGCACAGCAACCATCATTGGTTCAACATTACCCGACATCGATTTAAAAAACTCCCAAATCGGGAGCTTATTCCCTGTTACGTCTACCTTTATCTCAACACACTTTAAACATCGGACCTTAACCCACAGTCTACTCTCTATTTTCTTGTTCCTACTTCTCCTTAGCTATGCGCCTTACCTCAATATTGGACAAGACTTCTACACGTTACTTATCACCGGGCTCCTCGTGGGACATAGCTCGCACATTTTTCTCGACCTCTTAACCACTCAAGGCGTGTGCCTTTTTTATCCGTGGAAAAAGAAGATACGGATCGCTAATTTTAAAACGGGCGCCAAAGGCGAAGGCGTGATTAACGGAATCCTCTTTTTAACTTTATTCACGTATCTTTTAATCAAATTAAGCCCCTATTATGAATAA
- a CDS encoding nucleotide pyrophosphohydrolase: MKETMQKIMEFRDERGWKPYHTPENLAKSISIEAAELLECFQWDHSFDQEHVCEELADVLIYCLQMVDVLEVDAKEIIFSKLEKNAMKYPVQK, encoded by the coding sequence ATGAAAGAAACGATGCAAAAAATTATGGAATTTCGTGATGAACGGGGATGGAAACCGTATCACACGCCGGAAAATTTGGCAAAATCGATTTCAATTGAAGCAGCGGAATTATTAGAGTGTTTTCAATGGGATCATTCGTTTGATCAGGAACATGTCTGTGAAGAATTAGCGGACGTGCTTATTTATTGTTTACAGATGGTTGATGTATTGGAAGTAGACGCTAAAGAGATTATTTTTAGTAAGTTAGAAAAAAATGCGATGAAGTATCCGGTTCAAAAATAA
- a CDS encoding ATP-dependent helicase has product MEGNGRNGLDQALKQLNQAQRRVVEELEQSLLVMAPAGTGKTNVIALRTAKFIEAGIQPSQILCLTFTNKACYELKDRLTKVIGVKSKGIVVKTFHSLCYQLIKEEAKALGKLSTDVVVIDEEDAKEVIKRLVGREGLLMDHVFEYIQSLKVYQMGRRPLDSSLVQEFHQSEAALRLLYRLKNSDAGCETLAYLSQYGSWLYLEYQHYLRHHQFLDFNDLLLYADECLSQKEILTRWQSRFAVVVVDEVQDTSLIEYYLIKKIAHSLNFSAFGDFNQTIYEWRDSNPVVIRQKIIEDFSPLCLELSLNYRSTKRLVMLGANYLENGKQVGLIHRHLSPKCIESASDEMGTAPVFYEAATKQEEMNFIIDHLKYQRQEELANTVILTRSNRQNSEVANFLQAEGIACYLVDQLTLFKRKNIKDLLSVIKFYLNPYDELSLKRFLPLFGETIDWNQMSHPAYLKRYKEYDLRLTDFFRREAYQEGEPYGLLKKVHEEGRLVIFDVESTGLDVTRDEVVQIAAIALQNGRVIETFERFIKPHQSVGDSALVHGFTDEFLECRGEEAVTVFSDFLQFIQGALLIGHNVGYDMKIVRSHMGRIGLIFEGMIGVYDTLDIVRRLYPNLVNHKLDTVSDFIGVDHEPTHNAMDDILATKDVLLKSMPRLMQAHEKRKNVMAYYQEKLNPVIEQLHEFYALIETKTPMAVLLTLKERFKHVEEDKVENETVEQAKFEEFIAFVEAFYRATLKRDNGLFMWEVWMRLLEQLSLSSSELDRVMKDQNKLAVITVHQSKGLEFDHVIIPFLNKGMFPLDFQGTNQEEECRLFYVAMTRAKKTLLLTRHVKEHSTSKREKERSPFIDYLYTMAEGQMNNR; this is encoded by the coding sequence ATGGAAGGGAATGGACGAAATGGGTTAGATCAGGCATTAAAACAATTAAATCAAGCACAGCGAAGGGTTGTAGAGGAGTTAGAACAGTCTTTGTTGGTTATGGCACCTGCGGGAACAGGGAAAACGAATGTCATTGCACTGCGTACCGCTAAATTTATTGAAGCGGGAATTCAACCGTCACAAATTTTATGTTTAACATTTACTAATAAGGCATGCTATGAATTAAAGGATCGCCTAACAAAGGTAATTGGTGTTAAATCCAAGGGAATTGTTGTTAAAACGTTTCATAGTCTTTGCTATCAATTAATTAAGGAAGAGGCGAAAGCTCTTGGAAAGTTATCGACCGACGTTGTTGTGATTGATGAAGAGGATGCGAAAGAGGTGATTAAACGCTTGGTGGGGCGTGAGGGACTTCTGATGGATCACGTGTTTGAGTATATTCAATCGCTCAAAGTGTATCAAATGGGGCGTCGCCCACTCGATTCCTCTCTTGTCCAAGAGTTTCACCAATCCGAGGCGGCGTTACGATTATTGTACCGTTTAAAAAATTCGGATGCAGGATGCGAGACACTTGCTTACTTGTCGCAGTATGGAAGTTGGCTTTATCTAGAATACCAACATTATTTAAGGCACCACCAATTTTTAGATTTTAATGATTTATTACTTTATGCGGATGAGTGTTTATCGCAGAAGGAGATTTTAACCCGTTGGCAATCTCGATTCGCGGTTGTGGTGGTTGATGAGGTGCAAGATACAAGCTTAATTGAATATTACTTAATTAAAAAGATTGCCCATTCGTTGAACTTTAGCGCGTTTGGTGACTTTAATCAAACGATTTATGAATGGCGTGACTCTAATCCTGTCGTTATTCGACAAAAGATTATTGAGGATTTTTCTCCGCTTTGTTTAGAATTATCGTTGAATTATCGTTCGACGAAGCGGCTCGTCATGCTCGGTGCTAATTATTTAGAAAATGGGAAACAGGTAGGGCTTATTCATCGTCATTTATCACCTAAATGCATCGAATCCGCAAGCGACGAGATGGGGACTGCTCCAGTTTTTTATGAGGCAGCGACTAAACAAGAGGAAATGAATTTTATTATTGATCATTTAAAGTATCAAAGACAGGAGGAACTTGCTAATACGGTCATCTTGACTCGGAGTAATCGTCAAAATAGTGAAGTGGCAAACTTTTTGCAGGCCGAGGGTATTGCGTGTTATTTGGTGGATCAGTTGACACTATTTAAGCGAAAAAATATAAAGGACCTACTCTCTGTGATTAAATTTTATTTAAATCCATACGATGAACTTTCCCTCAAACGTTTTTTACCTTTATTCGGTGAAACAATTGATTGGAATCAGATGAGTCATCCAGCGTATTTAAAGCGATATAAAGAATATGATTTACGGCTTACCGACTTTTTTAGACGAGAGGCTTATCAGGAGGGAGAGCCTTACGGACTATTAAAAAAAGTTCACGAGGAGGGTCGTTTAGTTATCTTTGATGTGGAATCGACAGGACTTGATGTGACACGGGATGAAGTCGTTCAAATTGCCGCTATTGCCTTGCAAAATGGACGCGTCATTGAGACATTTGAGCGGTTTATTAAACCTCATCAATCAGTTGGAGATTCGGCACTTGTTCATGGGTTTACAGATGAATTTTTAGAATGTCGTGGTGAAGAGGCAGTCACAGTTTTTTCTGACTTTTTACAGTTTATTCAGGGGGCCTTACTCATTGGTCATAATGTGGGATATGATATGAAAATTGTTCGTTCACACATGGGTCGCATCGGACTTATTTTTGAGGGAATGATTGGGGTTTACGACACGCTAGATATCGTTCGTCGACTTTATCCGAACTTAGTTAATCATAAGTTAGATACGGTGAGTGACTTTATTGGTGTTGATCACGAACCGACTCACAATGCAATGGATGATATTTTAGCAACAAAGGATGTTTTGTTAAAAAGTATGCCTCGGTTGATGCAGGCACATGAAAAGCGAAAGAATGTGATGGCTTATTATCAAGAAAAATTAAATCCGGTCATCGAACAATTGCACGAATTTTATGCGCTCATTGAAACAAAAACGCCAATGGCTGTGTTGTTAACATTGAAAGAACGCTTTAAACACGTAGAAGAAGATAAGGTTGAAAATGAAACCGTTGAACAGGCAAAATTTGAGGAATTCATCGCCTTTGTTGAGGCGTTTTATCGTGCAACGCTGAAAAGGGATAATGGCTTATTCATGTGGGAAGTTTGGATGCGTTTGCTTGAGCAACTTTCGTTATCGAGCAGTGAGCTAGATCGTGTGATGAAAGATCAAAATAAACTAGCGGTGATCACGGTTCATCAATCAAAAGGATTGGAATTTGATCACGTCATTATTCCATTTTTGAATAAGGGAATGTTTCCGCTTGATTTTCAAGGAACGAATCAAGAGGAAGAGTGCCGGCTTTTTTATGTGGCAATGACGCGAGCGAAAAAGACGTTACTATTGACGCGCCACGTAAAGGAGCATAGCACATCAAAGAGGGAGAAAGAGCGTAGTCCATTTATTGATTATTTATATACAATGGCTGAAGGTCAGATGAATAATCGTTAG
- a CDS encoding lysylphosphatidylglycerol synthase transmembrane domain-containing protein has translation MNSKLKQLLSLLFMACLIILTGYFILKDQSMATLLETIESVNPLYLLLGLFMMFTFVSCEAFNTFSILRALGQKISYLKCLGFAFVGFYFSSITPSASGGQPAQMFYMNKANIHLSYSSLNLLIITAVYQVVMMIYAFIVFLFNQQFILENLSGIKYFLMFSVCMNTLLTAGILLAMFSKKFIYKLINGVTGILSRLHLIKNVEKKREKLEAMVKEYTKGADYIKTQPLLLLRVILTTTVQLTASYLIPYFVYKAFHLEGFSLFQIISVQSLVSLAVSSIPLPGSVGASENAFMSAFKLLFTTHLILPAMLLCRGISFYSFLIISGIISMIVHLTFTKNKKIPRMPSPDQQSTPWQLKKTY, from the coding sequence ATGAACAGCAAATTAAAACAATTACTAAGCCTACTCTTTATGGCCTGCTTAATTATCCTAACAGGATACTTTATCCTTAAGGATCAATCAATGGCAACGCTTTTAGAAACCATTGAAAGTGTCAACCCTCTTTATCTACTACTTGGACTTTTTATGATGTTTACGTTTGTGAGCTGTGAGGCCTTTAATACCTTCTCTATTTTGCGAGCACTTGGACAAAAAATTTCTTATCTTAAATGTCTTGGCTTTGCCTTCGTTGGCTTTTACTTTAGCTCAATTACCCCGTCTGCCTCAGGGGGCCAACCCGCTCAAATGTTTTATATGAATAAAGCGAATATTCACCTCTCATATTCATCCCTTAATTTGCTCATTATCACTGCCGTTTACCAAGTGGTCATGATGATTTATGCGTTCATCGTCTTTTTATTTAACCAACAATTTATTTTAGAAAATTTAAGCGGTATTAAATACTTTTTAATGTTTAGCGTCTGTATGAACACGCTTCTTACCGCAGGTATTTTATTAGCGATGTTCTCAAAAAAATTCATTTATAAATTAATTAATGGGGTCACTGGAATACTGAGCAGGTTACATTTAATTAAAAATGTTGAAAAGAAACGAGAAAAATTAGAGGCCATGGTGAAGGAATACACCAAAGGTGCAGATTATATCAAAACACAGCCTCTATTATTATTACGTGTGATTCTAACAACAACTGTTCAATTAACGGCAAGTTATTTAATTCCTTACTTTGTCTATAAGGCTTTTCATCTCGAAGGATTTAGCCTCTTTCAAATTATTTCGGTTCAATCGCTCGTCTCTTTAGCGGTTTCCTCTATTCCGTTACCCGGATCGGTTGGGGCCTCAGAAAATGCATTTATGAGTGCGTTCAAGCTACTCTTCACGACACATCTCATCTTACCAGCGATGCTTTTATGTCGAGGAATCAGCTTCTATTCCTTTTTAATTATTAGTGGAATCATTTCGATGATTGTTCATTTAACTTTTACTAAAAACAAAAAAATACCCAGGATGCCATCCCCCGATCAACAATCAACTCCCTGGCAATTAAAAAAGACGTATTAG
- a CDS encoding zinc ribbon domain-containing protein, whose protein sequence is MNAFFEGIGRKFSQTGQDAVKKTKDLAEISRINSQMTEEEKKLNKLYMKLGQLYYQMNKETADALYLDIFQAIGGCLQTMDRYQVMVDEIRGIKKCRRCQTEVALSSMFCPTCGNKLSDDRETGVSTICPDCGMENGSSATTCMKCGKLL, encoded by the coding sequence ATGAATGCATTTTTTGAGGGAATCGGAAGGAAGTTTTCCCAAACGGGACAGGATGCTGTAAAGAAGACGAAAGATTTGGCGGAAATATCACGTATCAATTCACAGATGACGGAGGAGGAAAAGAAGTTAAATAAGCTATATATGAAACTCGGACAGTTATATTATCAAATGAATAAGGAAACTGCCGATGCTCTGTATTTAGATATTTTTCAAGCGATCGGAGGTTGCTTACAAACGATGGATCGATATCAGGTGATGGTTGATGAAATTAGAGGAATTAAAAAGTGTCGTCGCTGTCAAACAGAGGTTGCACTATCTTCAATGTTTTGCCCGACATGTGGTAATAAATTAAGCGATGATCGTGAAACAGGTGTCTCAACGATTTGCCCAGACTGTGGGATGGAGAATGGATCAAGTGCGACGACATGTATGAAGTGTGGGAAATTACTTTAA